A region from the Thauera humireducens genome encodes:
- a CDS encoding SDR family oxidoreductase, which translates to MNTQASPSAALDYRGKVVLVTGGTKGIGAGIARGFLAAGATVVVCGRNAPEVLPEAGGKAADFIPADVRDIESPQALFAAIRERFGRLDVLVNNAGGAPFALADKASPRFHEGIIRLNLIAPLNVAQQANALMQEQDGGGVIIFIGSVAASRPSPGTAAYGAAKAGVLSLASSLAVEWAPKVRVLTISPGLVQTEQAHLHYGDEAGIAAVGATIPAGRMATPDDIANACLYAGSPMAAYFAGTNLLLHGGGERPAFLAAANTGDQH; encoded by the coding sequence ATGAATACTCAGGCTTCCCCATCGGCGGCGCTGGATTACCGCGGCAAGGTCGTGCTCGTGACCGGCGGCACCAAGGGCATCGGCGCCGGCATCGCGCGGGGCTTCCTCGCCGCGGGGGCGACGGTGGTCGTCTGCGGCCGCAATGCGCCGGAGGTACTGCCCGAGGCCGGCGGCAAGGCGGCTGACTTCATCCCTGCCGACGTGCGCGACATCGAATCGCCGCAGGCCCTGTTTGCCGCCATCCGCGAGCGCTTCGGCCGCCTCGACGTGCTGGTCAACAACGCCGGCGGGGCGCCCTTCGCGCTTGCCGACAAGGCCTCGCCGCGCTTTCACGAAGGCATCATCCGCCTCAACCTCATCGCTCCGCTCAACGTCGCCCAGCAAGCCAATGCGCTGATGCAGGAACAGGACGGCGGCGGCGTCATCATCTTCATCGGCAGCGTTGCCGCGTCGCGTCCCTCGCCGGGCACCGCCGCCTATGGTGCGGCCAAGGCCGGTGTGCTGTCGCTTGCGTCCTCGCTGGCGGTGGAGTGGGCGCCCAAGGTACGTGTGTTGACCATCAGCCCGGGGCTGGTGCAGACCGAGCAGGCGCACCTGCACTATGGCGACGAGGCCGGCATCGCCGCGGTGGGTGCCACCATCCCCGCCGGCCGCATGGCGACGCCGGACGACATCGCCAACGCCTGTCTGTACGCCGGCTCGCCGATGGCCGCCTACTTCGCCGGCACCAACCTGCTGCTGCATGGCGGCGGCGAGCGGCCGGCCTTCCTCGCCGCGGCCAATACCGGCGATCAGCACTGA
- a CDS encoding enoyl-CoA hydratase: MTTDLTPPSDPASPLLLERLDGGVALLRLNRPQATNALSLELQALLSQRFTELAADDTVRCIVLTGGDKVFAAGGDITSMAGVGPIEITQRHTERVWGPIQHCPKPVIAAVCGYAYGGGCELAMLADIIVAGEGARFCQPEIRIGIMPGIGGTQRLVRAVGKAKAMRMALTGKPITAHEAWTAGLISDLVPDDQVIPTAIELARTIAAMPPLAAEQIKECILLGMDAPLETALAMERRANALLFASRDQKEGMQAFIDKRPPKFEGR; encoded by the coding sequence ATGACCACAGACCTGACACCGCCGTCCGATCCGGCCTCGCCCCTGCTGCTCGAACGCCTCGACGGCGGCGTCGCCCTGCTGCGCCTGAACCGGCCGCAGGCCACCAACGCGCTGTCGCTCGAACTGCAGGCCCTGCTGTCGCAGCGCTTCACCGAGCTGGCGGCGGACGACACGGTGCGCTGCATCGTGCTGACCGGTGGCGACAAGGTGTTCGCGGCGGGCGGCGACATCACCAGCATGGCCGGCGTCGGCCCGATCGAGATCACCCAGCGCCACACCGAGCGCGTGTGGGGCCCGATCCAGCATTGCCCCAAGCCGGTGATCGCCGCGGTGTGCGGCTACGCCTACGGCGGCGGCTGCGAACTGGCGATGCTGGCCGACATCATCGTCGCCGGCGAGGGCGCCCGCTTCTGCCAGCCCGAGATCCGCATCGGCATCATGCCGGGCATCGGCGGCACGCAGCGCCTGGTGCGCGCAGTCGGCAAGGCGAAGGCGATGCGCATGGCGCTGACCGGCAAGCCGATCACCGCGCACGAGGCGTGGACCGCCGGCCTGATCAGCGACCTGGTGCCCGACGACCAGGTGATTCCGACCGCGATCGAGCTGGCGCGCACCATCGCGGCGATGCCCCCACTGGCCGCCGAACAGATCAAGGAATGCATCCTGCTGGGCATGGATGCCCCGCTCGAAACCGCGCTGGCGATGGAGCGCCGCGCCAACGCGCTGCTGTTCGCCTCGCGCGACCAGAAGGAAGGCATGCAGGCCTTCATCGACAAGCGGCCGCCGAAGTTCGAAGGTCGCTGA
- a CDS encoding SDR family NAD(P)-dependent oxidoreductase, with protein MSDSLFRLDGCVAIVTGAGRGMGRGVAETLARQGATVAVNDFFPERAEAAAAELRAAGLKALAAPADVTDYDAVQKMVAAVREQAGIVDIYVSNAGVPTTGMGYGKFLESRPEDWERFVKLNMYGLMNGCHAVLPGMIEKKWGRIVAITSESWRAAVPMGIAAYAASKAGVVGFVRQLAAEVGRKGVNVNALSLGTMNNWEGSEELARKNCIIPRAGSPADVGAGVAYLASREAEWVTGQIVPLNGGGITA; from the coding sequence ATGTCCGACTCGCTCTTCAGACTGGATGGCTGCGTGGCCATCGTGACCGGCGCCGGCCGCGGCATGGGCCGCGGCGTGGCCGAGACCCTGGCCCGCCAGGGTGCAACCGTCGCAGTCAACGACTTCTTCCCCGAGCGCGCCGAAGCCGCCGCTGCCGAACTGCGCGCCGCCGGGCTGAAGGCCCTGGCCGCGCCCGCCGACGTCACCGACTACGATGCGGTGCAGAAGATGGTGGCCGCGGTGCGCGAGCAGGCCGGCATCGTGGACATCTATGTGTCCAACGCCGGCGTGCCGACCACCGGCATGGGCTACGGCAAGTTCCTCGAGTCCCGGCCCGAGGACTGGGAGCGCTTCGTCAAGCTCAACATGTACGGTCTGATGAACGGCTGCCACGCGGTGCTGCCGGGCATGATCGAGAAGAAATGGGGCCGCATCGTGGCCATCACCTCCGAGTCCTGGCGCGCGGCCGTGCCGATGGGCATCGCTGCCTATGCGGCCTCGAAGGCCGGCGTGGTCGGCTTCGTGCGTCAGCTCGCGGCCGAGGTCGGGCGCAAGGGCGTGAATGTGAACGCGCTGTCGCTGGGCACGATGAACAACTGGGAAGGCTCGGAGGAGCTCGCGCGCAAGAACTGCATCATCCCGCGCGCAGGTTCGCCCGCCGATGTCGGCGCCGGCGTCGCCTACCTCGCCTCGCGCGAGGCGGAATGGGTCACCGGCCAGATCGTGCCGCTGAACGGCGGCGGCATCACCGCCTGA